CTCAACTACAGCAAATATTCAAGAAGATCTTGACCGCGTGAAATCTGAGAAACGGCTAGAAGAAATTAATTTCAAAGATGGTGATCCCATTTCTGTCTTACTAATGGGGGTTGATGATCTACAAAGTCGTGAAGACCTCCGCCGGGCTGATACATTAGTTTTATTAACGATTAATCCGCATACCGAATCAGTAAAAATGGTAAGCATTCCTCGGGATACGTATACTGACATAAGAGGTAATAGAACGAAAGAGAAAATTAGCCACGCCCATGCCATTGGTGGTAGTCAAACAATGATTAGTACTGTCGAAAACTTCTTAGATGTCCCTGTTGATTATTTTGTAAAGGTCAATATGGATAGTTTTATAGATGCTGTTGATGCAGTGGGAGGGATAGAAGTAAATAATGATCTCGATTTCACTTTTCATGATGTGCATTATCCGAAAGGTACACTCTCTTTGGATGGTGAAAAAGCATTGGGCTATGCTCGCATGAGGCATGAAGATCCACAAGGTGACTTTGGCCGTCAACAGCGGCAGCGTCAAGTAATTGAAGCTGTCATTAACAAGGGGGCAAGCATATCCTCTATTACGAAATTTAACGATATTTTTGAAGTCGTTGAAGACAATGTGAAAACGAATTTAACGTTAGATGACATGTGGAATATTCAATCCACATATAAAAACGCCATCAATAATGTCGAACAGCACCACATTAAAGGTGAAGGCAAGAAAGTGGATGGAAAATACAATTATGTACCAGATGAAGAAGAACTTCATACACTGTCTCAAAAACTAAGAAACCACT
This DNA window, taken from Alteribacillus bidgolensis, encodes the following:
- a CDS encoding LCP family protein, producing the protein METEKRKKIVLFIIVTIGVLVMGGGGYIWQAVASTTANIQEDLDRVKSEKRLEEINFKDGDPISVLLMGVDDLQSREDLRRADTLVLLTINPHTESVKMVSIPRDTYTDIRGNRTKEKISHAHAIGGSQTMISTVENFLDVPVDYFVKVNMDSFIDAVDAVGGIEVNNDLDFTFHDVHYPKGTLSLDGEKALGYARMRHEDPQGDFGRQQRQRQVIEAVINKGASISSITKFNDIFEVVEDNVKTNLTLDDMWNIQSTYKNAINNVEQHHIKGEGKKVDGKYNYVPDEEELHTLSQKLRNHLELDK